A region of the Silene latifolia isolate original U9 population chromosome 9, ASM4854445v1, whole genome shotgun sequence genome:
TGATGTTATCCTATTTCCCGATCCCTTATTCTTGCACTTCTCTGGTGGTAGAACAGTGAATTCAGTTGGAATTTTTGACCCAAGAAGCATCTCAATCTCAGCtttcttatcttttgacttcccCGACTTAACTGAAATAATCAACTTTTCATTGAAACTCCGGAGCAATTGAAATAGCGCATCAGAATGTTCCTCATTATCTTCAACAAGTGAGACTGTATTAAATACCTCCGACCATAATTCACTTATGTTGTTCTGGCGGCTTTCGATTGACACACAATCAGCTAGGACAGATTTTCCAACAACATTAGAAAGAGGGTGGGAGGTTGCAGATTTGCTCCATCTAAGTGCTAAATACTCTTTAGGTATATGATCAAATCCCCTATCTTTCAACACCCATAAAATGTGCCTACAGAGTATCCCGATTCTTTCAAACATCTTACAAGAACAACAAAACTTATTATCACTTAAATCAACTTTGTATTCCTTGTCTTTCTCACGATCAATTATTGAAATATGATCATTCTCACCAGTTGTGTTTGGTGATGGTAAATGGCCACAAGTATAACATGCTGCTTGGACTTCTacttggaaaatataaaatatgacgATTGTGTAAAATTCAGAAGCTTGTTTTTCTAAAAGGAGAGGGgttgtcaattttggataacaGTTCTTATCATCAGCCATTACCTTAGAATATTTCCATCTCTGAGCATCCATTGCTGTTtggaaacgcatccaaaactcgacGAGTGTGACATGTGAATTGGTGAAGTTTCCAAAGAAGCTATTTTCAGACTCTGACCTTGGTGTTGTGCGCAAAATCCCGCCCAAATATGTGTCTCTAATGTAAGCATGAATCCAAAGAGCACGGTGTTTAAACATTTTCTTCAACCACTTGTTATCAGAAAGCTCATATGAGGAAATTATTGAATTCCATTTCGATTCAAATTCTTCTGGAGTGATTTCTACATCCCAAACAACTGAgtttatttccttcaaaaaagtTGTGTCTTGGGAAATCAATGGACCAATCTTGTCAGGCAACTTCTTCATTATTTGCCACATACACAGTCGGTGGCGTGTTTTGTCACCAAACACACCTTTAACACCTTTTTTGATGCCTCTACATTGATTAGTTATTATAGTAGTAGGATAGCGATCACCCATAGCCGTTACAAAATTTTGAAACAACCACGAAAATGATTCTGCATTTTCGTTTCGTATCAAACCCGCTACAAAAGTAACGCGACCTTTATGGTTATCAACACCCGTGAAAGGGACAAAcaccattttatattggttgaagTTATAAGTAGCATCAACAGAAACAACATCACCAAAAAGGGCATAATTTTTAAGTGATATTGGATCTGCCTATAAAAGCTTAGTTATTCTGCTTTGATCATCCACATCAAAGTCAAAATAGAAAGATGGAGACATAGCCTTTTTTTGCATGAATTTCTTTATTACCATATGGGCATCatattctttgatatatttcttAACATCCcttgaaaattttttgaaatcttgTAAAGAAGCACCCACATTTTTGTATCCTTTCACATACTGTTTGAACATCCTAAATGTTTGCACCGGACCATGGTTTACATGCGCATTATCCattatcatttttttgtgaacCAAGTTTAAATCCCTACATGGTTTCAGATGTATCATAGTTGTTAGCGTATTCATAGCATGTGAGTGAAGCTCAATAAAATCATAAATCTCATATTCACCCGTCTAAATTCTTCTAAAACTAACTTTAGCCTGACAACCAATTCGCGTAAGGGTCCTCTTCTTTTTTGTACCCTTGTGATTACTTTTGCCTTGTTTATTACACACACACCACTTGTGTGTAATAATCCCATCGAGCAATTTTGTTGAGTCTAACCTTGTAAGAAACCCACAAACCTTGGCATAATCCTCGTAAAAATGTATGCCTTCTTCCAAAGTTACAAAGTTCATCCACAATGCTAGTTTTAATTTTGCTGAGCATCTCGGCAATCCCACTATTTGATTAACGAAAACAACTTCTGGGGTGgctacaacaacaaaaaaacaaaagaaaatgattGTAATTTTATCCgttattgatgtgaccataattagagcacatttagtccccgaattagccttgttcccatgctttttagtgcatatttgggtcatttgttatctttagttatttgttttgcatattcattgaggttttgatcccttggtaggaaaggagtacaaaccttgcattttcatggcaaaatgaggctaaattgattgaattcaatgaccaagcatcaaggagagacaagattagaaggcctttgtacatactatagtagatgggcaatgatgagaagagatccttgcatccccgaggaaatcctcaaggattttatgaagaaaaaggaagaaaagaagaaggaaagaaactgtctgacaatccgtgcggattgccctgaagacgcccgtcccccactgacaatccgagcgtcttcctccagaagacgcccgggcaaaacctccagaagacgcccgtcttcaccctctggacgcccgtccaggaacgcccaaatccgcccgtcccgtgctaaagacgcccggattcccagacagttccatttcctcttctacaagcttcaaggaaggatgcgcatctttttctagagaccggagtctccctagagaccggcgattcctcaacaagggacttaattgtcatttaagcccttagttaaccctaattcatgtacctaatccccactataaataccccattagtctaattagaagagcatgttcttcttagcaatctttagggtagttaatatcaatcaaatctctctttaatcttgtaatcaacaattaatcaagttttaatacaagttttatttccttaatctctctcttgttcatcctttattttgggtaattgaagattatttgggttattattgggagattgacaaccttccaatcaagcatcaagtacttcttttattctttgctttattattggaatcattagtaggtataattctcttaatcccttttttattattgttaatcactttcatttattcatcatgttttactttgttggtatgatttacaaccttgctagcatgttcaacatgataaatgagtgagtagtttccttagctagggttaatgggtaattaggggaaatcaacatggggaatgattcatgcttaatctaatatgttttcataatttatttgcttgcttgttgtgatctcaacttatgcacatgttatgtttgatgaaatgtgagcctatgaatccttgcattttttacccatcacctatcttttcaatgagacttgtaagacataaaccaactcgagtctcattagactatgcatattgttgagtagggaagattaagtcgacttgtaggtgttgtacaatctgatcgattcggctccgggacccaaactttcctaggattgtaagacataaaccaactcgatccatcacaacaataattgcttgcttataatttgagaatatgtttgtatgatcaattctcatgaatcccctatgaccccatgacaccctagtgctttttatcaattgtttacatcccttttaattcatcttgcttgtttactttcattgctatttagtttagtgaccttctacttcaaaccccaattgtgacacccttagacaccactagtttcaatagaaatctcatctcaattcccgtccctttggatccgacctttacttgcctctttactaattgtagagttttttgtgaagttataaattgttttttggtctaggtgctcttgacgacaagtactgaaaactaatcCCTCACTAGGGATCACGAGcaaaaatggtgccgttgccggggacggtgttaacttgatttagattttcttgtattgttattagttgtgtctttctttaccttggggaagtaaaactcctcaaggattgttctaattattttcgagttgattgatattttgcatgtctagaaggtcacaaggtgacttgttaccctttgatcacgaaattgaaagaactttgacaaccaatagaagacttgctaggagaactttgagaggtatcggtgaggttgtagatattcaaccaaacactattgatttcatcaacccttttgcaagagaaggtgaggagaacctaacacaaaatccaacacaaaatcaacccacaatgcctaagttttcatcacattccgtacccaccgaggagaacctacccaatggtactcccacaccacaacatctaaccggaaattttattgccaaatccgcatttatccaattagtcgaaagaagccaatttggggggatgcctagtgaagaccctcactctcatatggagactttttgtgactattgtgatgcaatttctcaaaccagtgtaactcaagaccaaattcgatgggtcttatttcctttttctctaattggtaccgcgaaacaatggttgaaaggccttgataaggctactctcggaattgattctttgaagaagttggctctagctttctacaaaaaattctatccaccggaaaagactaacatgctaagagcacaaattacgggctttaagcaaagagatgaagaatctttgtatgaagcttgggaacgattcaagggaatttgtcgctcatgtcctcaccatggacttagcgagtggttcttggtacaacaattttggaacggtctttatgaagattcaaggaacattctcaacatgggatcaaatggaatgttcaccgaagtttatgacaatcaaacttggaacaagattgaggaaatggcggtccataactcacaatatagtagaccccgcaaggctactagaggaggaaagcatgaagtggactccattactcaattgggtgctcaacttagtgctcacattgataccatcaatttgaaatttgaaaaagctatggctagacttaaagaagcctcaaaatcaccaaagcatcatgttaatgccatgacggcatcttcatcaatcccaagtgggatatgtgagaattgtggaactttggaacatgaccaaagtgaatgtaggggaacaaatgaacaagtgaatgctttccaaccatacaagagtggcaccccttattcaaactattacaataaaaacaccaaattccatccaaatctctcatacaaaagccaaaatgttcaaaaccctcaaccaacatacaccccacctcccatgagaaaccaaaatcaaagacccttttacaaccaaaaccaaggttaccaaaatcaaactccatacaatcaacaaaatgaccaaggttttgatgttccaAAAGCGGTCctacaaatgcaaaagaatcaacaagagtttttcactcaaatgcaaaaagatagtcaagcaaaggaaatcaccatcaacaacatcctaactcacaccaaaatgttggaaacccaattgactcaactagcatcttcaagctcacaaagacaaaaggggcaattaccacctcaaagtaatcccccaagatatgaatcggttagtgccattcacttgagaagtggtacaaggtatgaagcaccgaagaagcaagttgaggatgaagttgtggaagctagtgacaaagaagaaattgtgcaaaactccaaggatggagaaccatcaaagaagaaatttcaaagaaaaatgaagacaaggtcaaggagaaggagcccattgtgattagacttccttttccgagtcgtcaagctaagcccaaatttgatgaccaacttggaaaatttatggaaattgtgaagaatttggaagtctcaattcctttcacggaattaatcaatcacgtgccggcctatgcgaaatacatgaaagacatcctcacaaagaagaagtcgatccggaagcttgagactatcgccttcactaaggtgattagtgcaatccttcaagggagttcacctccaaaactcaaagatccgggaagcttctcaataccgtgtaccattgacgacaccacgatcaacaaagccttatgtgatctaggggctagtgtgagtgttatgccgtacttggtgagtaaaaggttagggatgggagagcttaaatgcaccaatatcacactccaaatggccgatagatcgacaaagacaccattagggatatgggaagatgttcccgtaagagttgggaaatttttcatcccggtggactttgtcattgttgacatggaagaagactccaacattccaatcattctaggaagacctttcttacacaccgcggggacggtgattgatgtgaagcatggagagctcactctagaagtgggagatgagagcataactttcaatcttgacaagaccatgagagctccccgtttgcatgaaccatgctttatggttgatcattatagccggaaggatgataggaagaagtcggaattccaatggaagaataaaattgatgatgctccattcaaagagcaagtgaattataaCAAGGAGAGCTttaaaagctcaccaaagtcaagcaatgaagaggatggcctcattggccaagacaagaaagtgggagagttgtctctatcaactcaagagatctttagtgatcaagtagatgaagtttgtggtctttgggacgatgagtttgaagggattttcaatccctataccGGTAATgttatcgatcaagaccgacatgaagcacaacaagagcaaagatctattgaagatctttatcatgacaatgaacaagcttttgactacttcttcaaggtattgagcaacatcaacaacaccttggacatgcccccatgacatctcactaaggatgagagtttggtggagtcctccctaaaccaccatttgtaaatatttctaactccctaacttgtattTTAATtcctacattgcatttttgtcgtttgtggatttttatgctttgatcaaggtaattatcatttttgagaaaagtgagggagggactaatgattttattgatgtgtagtgctttagcttagtgtggggatagcatttgcctaggctattcacgccttagtagtgcccctacaatgaagaacacgggatttgaagaatgaaaaaatgacacgggatatgcaagtgcacggatggaactgaatccgggtaaaacagggagaatccgagcgtcttcatgggaatccgctcgtcttcagtaAATCCGAGTGTCTTtgtcaaaatccgcccgtccatctgagctgagaatttgaaattttgggactgtcgaagaatccgagcgtcctggtagagaagacgctcgtcttcagaaatccACCCGTCTttgaaggaaagacgcccgtctttttgccagtgtaaAACAAGAAAGCTCACCgtctcagaatccgcccgtcttcagcaaaagacgcccgtcctgcaatcgataaatccgagcgtcattgctgaaagacgcccgtctttaggcgagaatcctgaaCCCATAATAGGCAGAACCCAAGCGTCCCgacggaaagacgcccgtcttcccctgcagttttgaaattttcgggtcttttatatacccctcccacattcatttcttcattcattcattcaaaacactaccataaaccccaaaaccccaaaaaccctcatcctctccatcaccaaaacaagatttcctcaaccaaattcaacaaaatcaaatccaaacttccttttaacaacaattaatcactcctcttccaacaaaaatcaaaccaagcaccaaaatattcaacctttgagtcgatttttgaaattacaaaggcaaagcctttcatcttaaaatcgatttgggtatacttggaaattgaagattttcactcttttcttggtattttcatcaatggcaagaacaaaaggatcaacaaaggcacctaaggcaaaggcactctcaacaagacaaaagtgtcttcaagcaaagaaagcctcattggctatggtggtagctagtttaaacttggaagttcaacaacaacaacctcccttggaagcaacaacatcaacaactccagaaattgctcaattatcaaactatccggaggtaattttcatttctaactcccatagggatacatttgccaagtatgctagaaaatcctttctacccaccaaattcatttgtgaagatgccttgaacaaattgggtgtccttgaacaaacaaaagccttctttgaagccatggggttgggaaaattgtttgctgcaagagaattgacatacccctcccttaccttagaattcttaagttctttgaaagtaactaaggtagagactagagaaaacattgagttccgccttgctaatgtgagtaggcgtATCACCTTTAATGAATTGGGTAAagtattgggtcttagtgattcacctagttattacaagaatcacgaaaagtatgacccctctcctctttgggaggcgatttccgggaggaaatttgagaactatcatgctagtcgcgctctattagtccaccatccgggcattagagtgtggcacaaggtcatcgggaatactatcattgcaagaaaagacattaaccactttaccaagcccgattgtgttctacttgagtcggccttaaatattggaagggaattcaccaagccttacaattctctaaggcttttggtggaaagatggctaaatgttgattgtggaaagcaaggcaccacttttattgtaaatggaggtctagtcactcttttggctaagtactttgatccaaatttcaacaaggataacaagtatgtggcgaaaaaagggggtcatctcattgacatggataccatgattaacaagtataagtgggttacccataatcctcttgacaccaagtatgggtggctcaccaatgaggctagatctttactttgccttccaagatatgtcgtttgagtgtccatcaggccaactaccttcttcccctctcaaaagaagccgaatacatcatccgccAACAAAGGGGTAAAAtcgaaatgccctcctcctccattgtcacaccaccctatccattcaagtatcaagagttcaaacccgaaggtgttgaagcaagcaaagactacatgactctacttatgcaagagatgcacaaacaagattttaaggatcgggaagatgcttacttagcccaatatccacccctccttcatttagctaggcaaggaccacttgatccttcatgtcctttgcctagttgagcggatagggaagtcttctttccaagtgcatctaggggtgagataccgggtgacgatgaggttgtcggtgatgaggttgttgattaagacattgatgaagaggtaaatgaagaagaaggagaTGATGAAgaaaatgatgaagaaagtgatgaaggaagtgagcaaggaagtgaagagggaagtggtgatgagtccacttctattgaggaagatgatgataatgatgatatggtggaagactagcaagctttggaggctcctaccctcttgaggtttgtctacttgtttctttgttttatttattctatcttgatcatggttggagagtcctagcaacatagaggactaacacctcggccccattgaggtgttcttatttcattgttctcacttttgaaaatccaaaatgacaaattagtttcatgcattgcatattgtgtgcatgaactacccccaactttaggacattagaaataatgtctatctcggtttggggaagtacgtgcatac
Encoded here:
- the LOC141601888 gene encoding protein FAR-RED IMPAIRED RESPONSE 1-like, whose translation is MVFVPFTGVDNHKGRVTFVAGLIRNENAESFSWLFQNFVTAMGDRYPTTIITNQCRGIKKGVKGVFGDKTRHRLCMWQIMKKLPDKIGPLISQDTTFLKEINSVVWDVEITPEEFESKWNSIISSYELSDNKWLKKMFKHRALWIHAYIRDTYLGGILRTTPRSESENSFFGNFTNSHVTLVEFWMRFQTAMDAQRWKYSKVMADDKNCYPKLTTPLLLEKQASEFYTIVIFYIFQVEVQAACYTCGHLPSPNTTGENDHISIIDREKDKEYKVDLSDNKFCCSCKMFERIGILCRHILWVLKDRGFDHIPKEYLALRWSKSATSHPLSNVVGKSVLADCVSIESRQNNISELWSEVFNTVSLVEDNEEHSDALFQLLRSFNEKLIISVKSGKSKDKKAEIEMLLGSKIPTEFTVLPPEKCKNKGSGNRITSNKEKAVLENAKPLRKCRACGEMSNHDSRNCPSRLP